In Montipora capricornis isolate CH-2021 chromosome 4, ASM3666992v2, whole genome shotgun sequence, a single genomic region encodes these proteins:
- the LOC138046781 gene encoding uncharacterized protein, which yields MHDNEVELTVALDHEDKIMLPVEYSSLKASKFPEKGCRRKLRKLDVSMNQGSEPFGELFVSCPFIHTADHGANFQPPHENTSDNDIYKGEIFGEGGRTADEASSVKRHGEFHGGSIGGAERGQLIKVDSTLVHHGRDYPVPVALYPLNEKYRARDVIGGNLPGVASKVIPADGPFNKSKNSYLFFGKPDSFIELPNNGKLDTKNSMSILAWILPRSAGPIFNYKIDGWGVNFWMAKPRKLFAQFVCRTTAAPLPAIKSTHVKPNKWNFVGTTFDQNSGQASLWINGKKEDERHLGNITLATNYPVRIGSRIGDNRNYRGRISCLQVYGIALSREQINNAKIRCKSLASV from the exons ATGCATGATAATGAAGTAGAATTAACCGTTGCGTTGGATCATGAAGATAAGATCATG TTGCCGGTGGAGTATTCAAGTCTAAAGGCAAGTAAATTCCCCGAGAAAGGTTGCCGGAGAAAACTGAGGAAACTTGACGTTAGCATGAATCAGGGGTCAGAGCCATTCGGAGAGCTT TTCGTATCTTGTCCATTTATCCATACAGCTGATCACGGCGCCAACTTCCAACCTCCTCATGAAAATACATCGGACAATGATATTTACAAAGGCGAAATCTTCGGGGAAGGTGGAAGGACAGCTGACGAAGCAAGTTCTGTGAAACGTCACGGGGAATTCCATGGTGGTAGTATTGGTGGTGCGGAGAGAGGTCAGTTAATCAAAGTAGACTCGACACTGGTGCATCATGGCAGAG ATTATCCAGTACCAGTAGCCCTATATCCACTCAATGAAAAATACCGAGCAAGAGATGTGATTGGTGGAAATTTGCCGGGCGTAGCAAGTAAGGTTATTCCAGCAGACGGACCCTTCAATAAAAGCAAAAATtcgtatttattttttggaaaacCAGACAGCTTCATTGAGCTTCCAAATAATGGAAAATTGGACACCAAAAATTCCATGTCAATCTTGGCGTGGATCTTACCCAGGTCTGCGGGACCCATTTTTAACTATAAAATAGATGGCTGGGGCGTAAATTTTTGGATGGCAAAGCCAAGAAAGCTATTTGCCCAATTTGTTTGTCGCACTACAGCAGCTcctcttccagcaataaaaagcACTCATGTTAAACCTAACAAGTGGAACTTTGTCGGAACAACATTTGATCAGAACTCTGGACAGGCAAGCTTGTGGATCAATGGAAAAAAGGAAGACGAACGACATTTAGGCAATATCACACTGGCCACGAACTATCCGGTCAGAATTGGATCTCGAATTGGTGATAATCGAAATTATCGTGGTCGCATTTCATGCTTGCAAGTTTATGGCATCGCTTTGAGTAGGGAACAGATAAATAACGCCAAAATAAGATGCAAATCTCTTGCAAGTGTTTGA